A window of Pseudodesulfovibrio hydrargyri contains these coding sequences:
- the flgA gene encoding flagellar basal body P-ring formation chaperone FlgA — protein sequence MFMWSKFNQRINAGGAARYALAAALALVLLSVPVMTGAAKGNRWKGLVRSVACVKGPEVLLGEIADPVDDAARRQWPTLSSIKLWKASDRLGHVVTVPRDKIAQILKYYMGDVADNLALPSQLTVQTGGRVIDEAELTSRIVAFLTPRAKDLGGDVKFKTLQMPHYIFFPNDYDKLVVSMNDDLEPGRNEIVLSGMTPDGKVVSRRSAVVFADVWKAVPVAARPLNRMERLTREKVTFRRMNMAYNRDVWDGTGGPWRMARTLGRGQVFTMSHLEPVPLVERGEMVNLVYNGNRIRLSVKAEAMGEAGVGQQVEVRNTQSNKIILATVVDGETVVVR from the coding sequence ATGTTTATGTGGAGCAAGTTCAATCAGCGCATCAACGCGGGCGGCGCGGCCCGGTACGCCCTGGCGGCGGCCCTGGCCCTCGTCCTGCTGTCCGTGCCCGTCATGACCGGCGCGGCCAAGGGCAACCGGTGGAAGGGGTTGGTCAGGAGCGTGGCCTGCGTCAAGGGGCCGGAGGTCCTGCTGGGCGAGATCGCGGACCCGGTGGACGACGCGGCCCGGCGCCAGTGGCCGACGCTCTCGTCCATCAAGCTCTGGAAGGCCTCGGACCGCCTCGGCCATGTGGTCACCGTGCCCCGGGACAAGATCGCCCAAATCCTTAAATACTACATGGGCGACGTGGCGGACAACCTGGCCCTGCCGAGCCAGCTGACGGTGCAGACCGGCGGCCGGGTGATCGACGAGGCCGAGCTCACGTCACGGATCGTCGCCTTTTTGACGCCTCGGGCCAAGGACCTGGGCGGGGACGTGAAGTTCAAGACGCTCCAGATGCCGCATTATATCTTTTTCCCCAACGATTACGACAAGCTGGTCGTCAGCATGAACGACGACCTCGAGCCCGGCCGGAACGAGATCGTCCTGAGCGGCATGACCCCGGACGGCAAGGTGGTTTCACGCCGGTCGGCCGTGGTCTTCGCCGACGTCTGGAAGGCCGTGCCCGTGGCCGCGCGGCCCTTGAACCGCATGGAGCGGCTGACCCGGGAAAAGGTCACCTTCCGGCGCATGAACATGGCCTACAACCGCGACGTCTGGGACGGCACGGGCGGGCCGTGGCGCATGGCCCGGACCCTGGGCCGGGGCCAGGTCTTCACCATGTCCCACCTGGAGCCGGTGCCGCTGGTCGAGCGGGGCGAAATGGTCAACCTGGTCTACAACGGGAACCGTATCCGGCTGTCGGTCAAGGCCGAGGCCATGGGCGAGGCCGGAGTGGGCCAGCAGGTGGAAGTCCGCAACACGCAGAGCAACAAGATCATCCTGGCGACCGTCGTGGACGGCGAGACCGTGGTCGTCAGGTAG
- a CDS encoding flagellar basal body L-ring protein FlgH, with protein MRRYFLMVMAAILLASGCARKYENEPMPVLTPPAYEEQDPASNPGSLYDSNRSEFLYDDNRASRVGDIVLVQVEETANTKIKSETTADKSNDINTSVTAMPTTGLIGSVPLAGTLGAKAGMGIVANQSSEFEGTGETTQESNFEATVATRIVRRLPGNILQVEGARRIRVNNETQFLVVRGLIRQRDISSGNTIPSTSLAEAQIEIYGQGVLADKQRPGWLSRILDNIFPF; from the coding sequence ATGAGACGCTATTTTCTGATGGTCATGGCCGCCATTCTGTTGGCCTCGGGCTGCGCGCGGAAATACGAGAACGAGCCCATGCCCGTGCTCACGCCGCCCGCCTACGAGGAGCAGGACCCCGCGTCCAACCCCGGCTCCCTCTATGATTCGAACCGGTCCGAGTTCCTGTACGACGACAACCGCGCCAGCCGCGTGGGCGACATCGTTCTGGTTCAGGTGGAGGAGACCGCGAACACCAAGATCAAGTCCGAGACCACGGCCGACAAGTCCAATGACATCAACACCTCGGTCACGGCCATGCCGACCACCGGGCTGATCGGCAGCGTGCCTCTGGCGGGAACTCTGGGGGCCAAGGCGGGCATGGGCATCGTCGCCAACCAGTCCTCGGAGTTCGAGGGCACCGGCGAGACCACCCAGGAGTCCAACTTCGAGGCCACGGTGGCCACGCGCATCGTGCGCAGGCTGCCGGGCAACATCCTGCAGGTGGAGGGCGCGCGCCGTATCCGGGTCAACAACGAGACCCAGTTCCTGGTGGTCCGCGGCCTGATCCGCCAACGCGACATCTCGTCGGGCAACACCATCCCGTCCACCAGCCTGGCCGAGGCCCAGATCGAGATCTACGGTCAGGGCGTGCTGGCGGACAAGCAGCGGCCCGGCTGGCTGTCGCGCATCCTGGACAACATTTTCCCCTTCTAG
- a CDS encoding flagellar basal body P-ring protein FlgI, whose product MTLNERINPVDTGEAARTLILAALFVTLVLYLAFVFAPAEARAARLKDIASFSGVRTNELVGYGLVVGLAGTGDGTSSTFTMRSMSNMLEKMGVEANPDDLKPKNVAAVMVTAKMPVSAKPGSNLDITVSSLGDAKSLLGGVLLVTPLKGLDGRVYAVGQGALTIGGFNVAGAAANAQQNIPTVGRIPNGAVIERSVPFKFNNQDHMTVNLDVRDFGTTMQVVNKINASMGGQFARAKDISTIDLELPDRFRGNMVPLMASLEDLDISPDGKAKVVVDEKTGTVVLGQDVRLSRVAVAHGNLQIVVSETQQVSQPGPFSDGETVVTPQTDIQVQEQNKQLMLMEGATLQELVDGLNSIGATPRDLISIIRTLKAAGSLHAEVEVI is encoded by the coding sequence ATGACCCTGAATGAACGCATCAACCCCGTGGACACCGGCGAAGCGGCCCGGACCCTGATCCTGGCGGCCCTGTTCGTCACGCTGGTCCTGTATCTGGCCTTCGTGTTCGCCCCGGCCGAGGCCCGGGCGGCCCGGCTCAAGGACATCGCCAGCTTCAGCGGGGTGCGGACCAACGAACTGGTGGGCTACGGCCTGGTGGTCGGCCTGGCCGGCACGGGCGACGGCACGTCGAGCACGTTCACCATGCGTTCCATGTCCAACATGCTCGAGAAGATGGGCGTGGAGGCCAACCCGGACGACCTCAAGCCCAAGAACGTGGCCGCGGTCATGGTCACGGCCAAGATGCCGGTCTCGGCCAAGCCCGGCTCCAACCTGGATATCACGGTCTCCTCGTTGGGCGACGCCAAGTCCCTGCTCGGCGGAGTCCTGCTGGTCACGCCGCTGAAGGGTCTGGACGGGCGGGTCTACGCCGTGGGCCAGGGCGCCCTGACCATCGGCGGCTTCAACGTGGCCGGAGCGGCCGCCAACGCCCAGCAGAACATTCCCACCGTGGGCCGCATTCCCAACGGCGCGGTGATCGAACGCAGCGTGCCCTTCAAGTTCAACAACCAGGACCACATGACCGTGAACCTGGACGTGCGCGACTTCGGCACGACCATGCAGGTGGTCAACAAGATCAACGCCAGCATGGGCGGCCAGTTCGCCAGGGCCAAGGATATCTCGACCATCGACCTGGAGCTGCCCGACCGGTTCCGGGGCAACATGGTCCCGCTGATGGCCTCCCTGGAGGACCTGGACATCTCGCCCGACGGCAAGGCCAAGGTGGTGGTGGACGAAAAGACCGGCACCGTGGTGCTCGGCCAGGACGTGCGCCTGAGCCGCGTGGCCGTGGCCCACGGCAACCTGCAGATCGTGGTCTCCGAGACCCAGCAGGTCAGCCAGCCCGGCCCGTTCTCGGACGGCGAGACCGTGGTCACGCCCCAGACCGACATCCAGGTCCAGGAGCAGAACAAGCAGCTCATGCTCATGGAGGGCGCCACCCTGCAGGAGCTGGTCGACGGCCTGAACTCCATCGGCGCGACCCCGCGCGACCTCATCTCCATCATTCGTACCCTCAAGGCGGCGGGCTCCCTGCACGCCGAAGTGGAGGTTATCTAG
- a CDS encoding rod-binding protein, whose protein sequence is MIDSTMDPRLAAQVADTQDLARFKSQMDGLKKNLSGADPDKLGKLKKACQNFEAVFIGKLWEQMKESVPKEGYLHSKQEDSYMSMFNRDFSEKMAQAGGIGLADMIYDQLSQKLKQASQETLSGGVEINPVKEEGIPLKRDAEPIALNRDKGMTLEDWGGDSAVDDSRGAAPLEASDAKGRTNDPTGVLSDAEVRTRLDALTHRLEARRIREGLSGAAQRGRRNGYTAEGAGDGEVGRKLAEIG, encoded by the coding sequence ATGATCGACAGCACCATGGACCCCCGACTGGCCGCGCAGGTGGCCGACACCCAGGACCTGGCCCGGTTCAAGTCGCAGATGGACGGGCTCAAGAAGAACCTGTCCGGCGCGGATCCGGACAAGCTGGGCAAGCTCAAGAAGGCCTGCCAGAATTTCGAGGCGGTTTTCATCGGCAAGCTCTGGGAGCAGATGAAGGAGTCCGTGCCCAAGGAGGGCTACCTGCATTCCAAGCAGGAGGACAGTTACATGTCCATGTTCAACCGGGACTTTTCGGAAAAGATGGCCCAGGCGGGCGGCATCGGGCTGGCGGACATGATCTATGACCAGCTCAGCCAGAAGCTCAAGCAGGCCAGCCAGGAGACCCTGTCCGGCGGGGTCGAGATCAACCCGGTCAAGGAGGAGGGCATCCCCCTGAAGCGGGACGCCGAGCCCATCGCCCTGAACCGCGACAAGGGCATGACCCTGGAGGACTGGGGCGGTGACTCGGCGGTCGACGATTCCAGAGGGGCGGCTCCTCTGGAGGCGTCCGACGCGAAGGGGCGGACCAACGATCCGACCGGCGTGTTGAGCGACGCGGAGGTCAGGACCCGGCTCGATGCGCTGACCCACAGGCTTGAGGCCCGGCGCATCCGCGAGGGACTGTCCGGGGCCGCGCAGAGAGGCAGGCGCAACGGCTACACGGCGGAAGGAGCCGGGGACGGCGAGGTTGGCCGGAAACTTGCAGAAATTGGGTGA
- the flgN gene encoding flagellar export chaperone FlgN yields the protein MIRLIEENLVRQNKAMLLMLLLLEEEFSRLTQLKPQSVSRVELSIQELMRQVAGERVSLRRLVARVEPSAQRVRDILPGLDEEEAGAITQLLKRLDETEQKCGVQAAKNQQLAMALFDQSKGLLDFMHNQIKPKSTTTYGRTARFAKGINDARLLSGRL from the coding sequence ATGATCCGTCTGATAGAGGAAAATTTGGTCCGCCAGAACAAGGCCATGCTGCTCATGCTCTTGCTGCTCGAGGAAGAATTTTCCCGCCTCACCCAACTCAAGCCCCAGTCCGTTTCCCGGGTGGAGCTGTCCATCCAGGAACTCATGCGCCAGGTGGCGGGCGAGCGCGTCTCCCTGCGTCGTCTTGTCGCCCGGGTGGAGCCCTCGGCCCAGCGGGTCCGGGATATCCTGCCCGGCCTGGACGAGGAGGAGGCCGGGGCCATCACCCAGCTTCTGAAGCGGCTCGACGAAACCGAGCAGAAGTGCGGGGTCCAGGCCGCCAAGAACCAGCAGCTGGCCATGGCCCTGTTCGACCAGTCCAAGGGGCTGCTCGACTTCATGCACAACCAGATCAAGCCCAAATCCACCACGACCTACGGCCGGACCGCCCGGTTCGCCAAGGGCATCAATGACGCGCGCCTGCTGAGCGGGAGACTGTAA
- the flgK gene encoding flagellar hook-associated protein FlgK: protein MSFGANSILDMGRWALFASQVQLQVTGENISNVNTEGYSRRSVNLEEGPYIDYSPGQLGTGVKATEVVRHFDEMVEAMYLGQSSLSSMWGNLFEQLQGVENLLNESSGSGVSDALSQYFNSWNEVSQRPDNYGARQTVVNDAATLISTLKAVDTNLSLMQERINGEVAAQVAEANSLMQDIASLNREIQVHDVPGQNNSNTLYDERARKVRALAELVDIKTIDNGGGNFTVLTQSGQTLVDAESAFSLDFRAPAKVEDLRPDSTFDGNIYFDGNDDFEYTIEFVSSNAGDPVGQVGSGAGAAQFRVSLDGGVTWLANEDGSTRYFSAREYDDRVNVEGLQIWFGSNAGAQGSPSGTFVDGDRFIISPHQGLYWVQNTSHAEEITPQLHFNGEENTQRLTGGSIAALLSFRDNYVGKYRSKLDELAGSVIWETNRRHSQGAGLQAFTVADGTYQVDYTNKALASDSTGLAFGDKLQSGSSFMYVYNASTGLLASSAALDFDGSGGTFNPEIHTLEDVRDAFNRTYAGAINATIVNNKLRLEAEDGYTFAFGTDSAGLYAGLGLNTFFKGEDPNSMAINEKISGDLDYLATGHVNGAGEMNSGDNTTALSMYALREANVTTSTAVEGTTSQTILDYYNGIVGNVGTDTNRAKFNQNFYQTLANDLDERQQEISGVNLDEEMSDLIKYQASYTAAAKLITTADQMLQTILSLKP, encoded by the coding sequence ATGTCCTTCGGAGCCAACTCCATCCTGGACATGGGCCGGTGGGCCCTGTTCGCCTCGCAGGTCCAACTGCAGGTCACGGGCGAGAACATCTCGAACGTGAACACCGAAGGCTATTCGCGCCGCTCGGTGAATCTGGAGGAGGGGCCCTACATCGACTACTCGCCCGGCCAGCTCGGCACGGGCGTGAAGGCCACGGAGGTGGTACGGCATTTCGACGAGATGGTCGAGGCCATGTACCTGGGCCAGTCCTCCCTGAGCAGCATGTGGGGCAATCTCTTCGAACAGCTCCAGGGCGTGGAGAACCTGCTCAACGAGTCCAGCGGCAGCGGCGTGAGCGATGCCCTGTCCCAGTATTTCAACTCCTGGAACGAGGTCTCCCAGCGGCCCGACAACTACGGGGCGCGCCAGACCGTGGTCAATGACGCGGCCACCCTGATATCCACCCTCAAGGCCGTGGACACCAACCTCTCGCTCATGCAGGAGCGGATCAACGGCGAGGTGGCGGCCCAGGTGGCCGAGGCCAACAGCCTGATGCAGGACATCGCCTCCCTGAACCGGGAGATCCAGGTTCATGACGTACCCGGCCAGAACAACTCCAACACCCTGTACGACGAGCGAGCACGCAAGGTCCGCGCCCTGGCCGAGCTGGTGGACATCAAGACCATCGACAACGGCGGCGGCAACTTCACGGTTCTGACCCAGTCCGGGCAGACCCTGGTGGACGCGGAGAGCGCCTTTTCCCTGGACTTCCGGGCACCGGCCAAGGTCGAGGACCTGCGGCCGGACTCCACATTCGACGGCAACATCTATTTCGACGGCAACGACGACTTCGAGTACACCATCGAGTTCGTGTCCTCCAACGCGGGCGACCCGGTGGGGCAGGTGGGCTCGGGAGCGGGGGCGGCGCAGTTCCGGGTCTCCCTGGACGGCGGCGTGACCTGGCTGGCCAACGAGGACGGCAGCACGCGCTATTTTTCCGCCCGGGAGTACGACGACCGGGTCAACGTCGAAGGACTGCAGATCTGGTTCGGCTCCAACGCCGGGGCTCAGGGCTCGCCCTCGGGCACCTTTGTGGACGGCGACCGGTTCATCATCAGCCCGCACCAGGGACTGTACTGGGTGCAGAACACCTCCCACGCCGAGGAAATCACCCCGCAGCTGCATTTCAACGGCGAGGAGAACACCCAGCGGCTCACGGGCGGTTCCATCGCCGCACTGCTTTCCTTCCGCGACAACTATGTGGGCAAGTACCGGTCCAAGCTCGACGAACTGGCCGGATCGGTTATTTGGGAGACCAACCGCCGACACAGCCAGGGTGCGGGACTGCAGGCCTTCACCGTGGCCGACGGCACCTACCAGGTGGACTACACCAACAAGGCGCTCGCCAGCGACTCCACGGGGCTGGCCTTCGGCGACAAGCTCCAGTCCGGCAGTTCCTTCATGTATGTCTACAACGCGTCCACCGGCCTGCTGGCCTCGAGCGCGGCTCTGGATTTCGACGGCAGCGGCGGAACCTTCAACCCGGAGATTCACACCCTGGAGGACGTGCGCGACGCCTTCAACCGGACCTATGCCGGGGCCATCAACGCCACCATCGTCAACAACAAGTTGCGCCTGGAGGCCGAGGACGGCTACACCTTCGCCTTCGGTACGGACTCGGCGGGGCTCTACGCCGGCCTGGGGCTGAACACCTTCTTCAAGGGGGAGGACCCGAACTCCATGGCCATCAACGAGAAGATATCCGGCGACCTGGATTATCTGGCCACGGGTCACGTGAACGGTGCCGGGGAGATGAACTCCGGGGACAACACCACGGCCCTGTCCATGTACGCCCTGCGCGAGGCCAACGTGACCACCTCCACTGCCGTGGAGGGGACCACCTCGCAGACCATTCTCGACTATTACAACGGCATCGTGGGCAACGTGGGCACGGACACCAATCGGGCCAAGTTCAACCAGAATTTTTATCAGACCCTGGCCAATGACCTGGATGAACGCCAGCAGGAAATCTCGGGCGTCAACCTGGACGAGGAGATGAGCGACCTGATCAAGTATCAGGCGTCCTACACGGCGGCGGCCAAGCTCATCACCACGGCGGACCAGATGCTTCAGACCATCCTTTCGCTTAAACCGTAG
- the flgL gene encoding flagellar hook-associated protein FlgL has protein sequence MRVTQQMLFNRYVYNLNTSLSSLMDLNIKAQTQKAINKPSDDPTGMTRILDHRDTLRSLDQYGENISTAKGWLGSADEALMQVSTILTRAKELATQVATGTVDADNREQVSYEMRSLFEQLISLSNSDFEDKSIFAGHKTDGAAFKQIMWLTTNDEDFGRNAEFTVNGSSDTTVLVQYYDTTGATPVGGNMNLSDPNLGVRYSIDGGRTWKTDATMNFTGTEGVLNLPQSGTSVSFHGDTAIKVNDPTDVAVSDGTWMWIRPSAQYVGDDEDAPPQVDSLGPGVGLLSAAASGSFLDTNVTIRIDNQSAVTMDQAIQYSYSLDGGINWVTGNVAQADTSANEAVLSVANGGILTLTSNGSNQLRPGQQFVIHPRVAAINLDVSDSEQIQVNHVGKDIFGGIYMDPDVILSSNGSILTLGSLNASRAFLSNGAPNMALSIQGQDEDSMNLFEVMGNLVAFAETNNQTGCQQSLANLVKAQEHIVNSIAVVGGRQNRLAISENIVDGLTLNEKSLLSSIEDADVSELMTDLAQQQIVYESVLRSTSMIMQLNLSKFI, from the coding sequence ATGCGCGTAACACAACAGATGCTTTTCAATCGCTACGTGTACAATCTGAACACGTCGCTGAGTTCGCTCATGGACCTGAACATCAAGGCCCAGACGCAGAAGGCCATCAACAAGCCCAGCGACGACCCCACGGGCATGACCCGCATCCTGGACCACCGCGACACCCTGCGTTCGCTCGACCAGTACGGGGAGAACATCTCCACGGCCAAGGGCTGGCTGGGCAGCGCGGACGAGGCCCTCATGCAGGTCTCGACCATCCTGACCCGGGCCAAGGAGCTGGCCACCCAGGTGGCCACCGGCACCGTGGATGCGGACAACCGCGAGCAGGTCAGCTACGAGATGCGCTCCCTGTTCGAACAGCTCATCAGCCTGTCCAACTCCGATTTCGAGGACAAGTCCATTTTCGCGGGACACAAGACCGACGGCGCGGCCTTCAAGCAGATCATGTGGCTGACCACCAACGACGAGGACTTCGGCCGCAACGCGGAGTTCACGGTCAACGGCTCCTCGGACACCACGGTCCTGGTACAGTACTACGACACCACCGGGGCCACCCCGGTGGGCGGCAACATGAACCTGTCCGACCCCAACCTGGGCGTGCGCTACTCCATCGACGGCGGGCGCACCTGGAAAACGGACGCGACCATGAATTTCACGGGCACCGAAGGGGTTCTGAACCTGCCCCAGAGCGGCACCAGCGTGAGCTTCCACGGGGATACCGCCATCAAGGTCAACGATCCGACCGACGTGGCCGTGTCCGACGGCACCTGGATGTGGATCAGGCCCTCGGCCCAGTACGTGGGCGACGACGAGGACGCGCCGCCGCAGGTGGATTCCCTGGGGCCGGGGGTGGGCCTGCTTTCGGCCGCGGCCTCGGGCTCCTTCCTGGACACCAACGTAACCATCCGCATCGACAACCAGTCGGCCGTGACCATGGACCAGGCGATCCAGTACTCCTACAGCCTGGACGGCGGCATCAACTGGGTGACCGGCAACGTGGCCCAGGCCGACACCTCGGCCAACGAGGCGGTGCTGTCCGTAGCCAACGGCGGCATCCTGACCCTGACCTCCAACGGCTCCAACCAGCTGCGGCCGGGTCAGCAGTTCGTCATCCACCCGCGCGTGGCGGCCATCAACCTGGACGTTTCGGACAGCGAGCAGATCCAGGTCAACCACGTGGGCAAGGACATCTTCGGCGGCATCTACATGGACCCGGACGTCATCCTGTCGTCCAACGGCTCCATCCTGACGCTGGGCAGCCTGAACGCCAGCCGGGCGTTTCTTTCCAACGGCGCACCGAACATGGCCCTGTCCATCCAGGGCCAGGACGAGGACTCCATGAATCTGTTCGAGGTCATGGGCAACCTGGTGGCTTTTGCCGAGACCAACAACCAGACCGGCTGCCAGCAGTCCCTGGCCAACCTCGTCAAGGCCCAGGAGCACATCGTCAACTCCATCGCCGTGGTGGGCGGCCGACAGAACCGGCTGGCCATCAGCGAGAACATCGTGGACGGGCTGACGCTCAACGAGAAGTCCCTGCTCAGTTCCATCGAGGACGCTGACGTGTCCGAGTTGATGACCGATCTGGCCCAGCAGCAGATCGTCTACGAGTCCGTGCTGCGCTCGACCTCCATGATCATGCAGCTCAATCTTTCGAAGTTTATATAA
- the csrA gene encoding carbon storage regulator CsrA — MLILTRRPGESLYLGDNIKLKILSVQGKQIKIGLDVPEDMTVYREEVYLKIKEQNRQALEVNQQDLLAAAALWQKKERKK; from the coding sequence ATGTTGATTCTGACCCGGAGACCGGGAGAAAGCCTCTATTTGGGCGACAATATCAAGCTGAAGATCCTGAGCGTTCAGGGAAAGCAGATAAAGATCGGCCTGGATGTGCCCGAAGACATGACCGTCTATCGGGAAGAGGTCTATTTGAAGATCAAGGAACAGAACCGGCAGGCGCTGGAAGTCAACCAGCAGGACCTGCTCGCGGCGGCGGCGCTATGGCAAAAGAAAGAACGCAAAAAATAA
- the fliW gene encoding flagellar assembly protein FliW, which translates to MTRLGEREILSDSILYFPRGLVGLEDKREYTLLPVREGDSPFLLLQCITDPGLGLLVADPYSFIDDYDVKIENPDRKVLKVENIRQLAILVTVTIPQDKPEDTTLNLQGPIVINTETRIGLQIPQTEAGYPTHFRPIGS; encoded by the coding sequence ATGACCCGGCTGGGCGAGCGGGAAATCCTCTCCGACTCCATCCTGTATTTCCCCCGCGGACTGGTCGGGCTCGAGGACAAGCGTGAGTACACGCTGCTTCCGGTCAGGGAAGGGGATTCGCCGTTTTTGCTGTTGCAGTGCATCACCGACCCGGGACTCGGGCTCCTGGTGGCCGATCCCTACAGCTTTATCGACGACTATGACGTGAAGATCGAGAATCCGGACCGCAAGGTCCTGAAGGTGGAGAACATCCGGCAGCTGGCCATCCTGGTGACCGTGACCATTCCACAGGACAAACCTGAAGACACCACCCTCAATCTCCAGGGGCCGATTGTCATCAACACGGAGACGAGGATAGGTCTTCAGATTCCTCAGACGGAAGCGGGCTATCCCACGCACTTCCGGC